The following coding sequences are from one Seonamhaeicola sp. ML3 window:
- a CDS encoding DUF3810 domain-containing protein translates to MLKNKKLLLALSLIPQYVLVVLLSKNPEFIESFYSNGIYVYVSKLFRFMLGWLPFSFGDLVYGLAIIYIMRWLIIHRKRIIKDTINWLVDIVAAAAILYFTFHLFWGLNYYRLPLHESLNLDHKYTTEQLVATTNKLIEHTNTLHAKIKQNDTVKVTLPYSKSEIFKKTPEGYDNLKAIFPHLEYAPKSIKKSLFSYPLTYMGFSGYLNPLTNESQVNGVMPLIKIPTTTAHEMAHQLGYAAENEANFLGFLASIHNDDIYFKYCGYTFGLRYCLNEIYRRDEALFKEIIKTINKGVLKNYEEVRLFWEAQENPIEPFFKIFYGSYLKANNQSKGMNSYNYVVALLVNYIETNGLD, encoded by the coding sequence ATGCTGAAAAACAAAAAACTACTCTTAGCACTAAGCCTTATTCCACAATATGTATTGGTTGTTTTGCTATCTAAAAACCCAGAATTTATAGAATCTTTCTACAGCAATGGAATATATGTTTATGTTTCTAAGTTATTTAGATTCATGTTAGGATGGCTGCCCTTTTCTTTTGGAGACCTAGTCTACGGTTTAGCTATCATCTATATTATGAGGTGGTTGATAATACATCGCAAACGCATAATTAAAGACACTATAAATTGGTTAGTTGATATAGTAGCAGCTGCTGCAATCTTGTATTTTACCTTTCATCTGTTTTGGGGATTAAATTATTATAGATTACCTCTACACGAAAGCCTAAACTTAGACCATAAGTATACTACAGAACAGTTAGTGGCTACGACAAACAAACTTATTGAACATACTAACACCTTACACGCTAAAATAAAACAAAACGATACGGTTAAGGTTACACTACCCTATTCTAAAAGTGAAATCTTTAAGAAAACACCCGAGGGCTATGATAATTTAAAAGCTATTTTTCCACATTTAGAATACGCGCCCAAGAGCATTAAAAAATCTTTATTTAGCTACCCTTTAACTTATATGGGGTTTAGCGGGTATTTGAATCCACTGACTAATGAATCTCAAGTTAACGGGGTAATGCCCTTAATAAAAATCCCCACAACTACGGCTCATGAAATGGCGCATCAATTGGGTTATGCCGCAGAAAACGAAGCAAATTTTCTTGGTTTTCTGGCTTCCATTCATAATGATGATATTTACTTTAAATACTGTGGTTACACCTTCGGATTACGTTATTGTTTAAACGAAATTTACAGGCGTGATGAAGCACTTTTTAAAGAAATCATAAAAACTATAAACAAAGGCGTTTTAAAAAACTATGAAGAGGTTCGTTTATTTTGGGAAGCCCAAGAAAACCCCATCGAACCGTTTTTTAAAATATTCTATGGCAGCTATTTAAAAGCCAATAACCAAAGCAAGGGCATGAACAGTTACAATTATGTTGTGGCGCTATTAGTGAATTACATTGAGACCAATGGCTTAGATTAA
- a CDS encoding M48 family metallopeptidase, with protein sequence MTSTTLFYIIIAIIVINFIVDKVLDALNAKHFNDALPKDLHDVYDETEYKTSQNYKTTKYKFGMLTSTFSIILTLGFLLLDGFEFVDNIARSLSTNPIVIALIFFGIIMIASDILTTPFSYYSTFVIEEKFGFNKTTKKTFVLDKIKGWLMSAVLGGGILALIIWFYNATGKNFWLYAWGLVTVFTVFMNMFYSKLIVPLFNKQTPLEAGSLRDKISAYAKTVGFKLDKIFVIDGSKRSTKANAYFSGFGSEKRVTLYDTLINDLDDEEIVAVLAHEVGHYKKKHIIFNLVASVLLTGLTLYILSLFISNPILSQALGVETASFHIGLIAFMLLYSPISEITGLIMNIFSRKFEYQADDYAKSTYKGEPLITSLKKLSKNSLSNLTPHPAYVFMHYSHPTLLQRIKNLRK encoded by the coding sequence ATGACCTCAACAACCCTATTTTACATCATCATCGCCATTATAGTAATCAACTTTATAGTAGACAAGGTTCTTGATGCACTAAACGCCAAACATTTTAACGACGCCTTGCCAAAAGATTTACACGATGTTTATGATGAGACCGAATACAAAACATCGCAAAACTATAAGACTACCAAATATAAATTTGGGATGCTAACCTCAACCTTTTCCATTATACTTACCTTAGGTTTTTTACTTCTAGATGGTTTTGAATTCGTTGACAACATAGCCCGTAGCTTAAGCACCAATCCTATTGTTATTGCTTTGATTTTCTTCGGAATCATTATGATTGCTAGCGATATACTCACTACACCATTTTCGTACTACAGCACTTTTGTAATTGAAGAAAAATTCGGATTCAACAAAACCACCAAAAAGACCTTTGTTTTAGATAAAATAAAAGGCTGGCTAATGTCTGCCGTTTTAGGCGGTGGTATTTTAGCATTAATCATTTGGTTTTACAACGCTACCGGTAAAAACTTTTGGTTATATGCATGGGGGCTGGTAACCGTATTTACGGTTTTTATGAATATGTTTTACTCCAAACTCATTGTGCCACTCTTTAACAAACAAACACCACTGGAAGCAGGTAGTTTAAGAGATAAAATTTCGGCTTATGCTAAAACGGTTGGTTTTAAACTAGACAAGATTTTTGTAATTGATGGTTCTAAACGAAGTACTAAAGCCAATGCCTATTTTTCTGGTTTTGGTAGCGAAAAACGAGTAACCCTTTATGATACATTAATAAACGATTTGGACGATGAAGAAATCGTTGCTGTACTAGCTCATGAAGTGGGTCATTATAAAAAGAAACATATCATTTTTAATTTAGTAGCTTCTGTTTTACTTACAGGATTAACACTGTATATCTTATCACTTTTTATTTCGAATCCCATACTATCACAGGCTTTAGGTGTTGAAACAGCAAGTTTTCATATTGGTTTAATCGCCTTTATGCTACTTTATTCCCCTATTTCTGAAATTACAGGGTTGATCATGAATATTTTTTCAAGAAAGTTTGAATACCAAGCCGATGATTATGCCAAAAGCACTTACAAAGGCGAACCACTCATTACCAGCCTAAAAAAACTATCCAAAAACAGTCTAAGCAATTTAACGCCTCACCCGGCTTACGTCTTTATGCATTACTCACACCCCACGTTGTTGCAACGCATAAAAAATTTAAGGAAGTAA
- a CDS encoding OmpP1/FadL family transporter, translated as MKKFSFLFVGLISMASINAQDISDALRYSQDEIQGTARFRALSGAFGALGGDMSAVSINPASSAVFSRSHASISGANIETENSSNYFGGTGITNETDFDINQAGAVFVFAARNNSPWKKFSLAVAFERTNNHEDTWFAAGTNTTNDPNFSNSVASYFFDFADGKRLDEISAMPNESLANAYQDIGQVFGFAHQQAFLGFESFILEPDNINNDANTTYTSNISPGSFIHDYTYAATGYNGKVSFNLATQYEDNLYLGVNLNSHFIDYQRSTLLFEDNNNIGSTVNFVEFENTLTTRGNGFSFQVGGIMKLTPEFRVGITYDSPVWYTIEEETSQYLGTDGTNGFLEIFPQTVNIYPQYRLQTPSKVTGSLAYVFGKKGLISFDYSRKDYGNTKFRPESDVFFQDLNTDISNVLTEASTYRLGGEYKHKQFSFRGGYRFEESPYLDGVTVGDLNGYSLGLGYNFGNTKLDITYDRAERSFNNNLYNLNFGNAPQAAVNRENSNITVSLNFNI; from the coding sequence ATGAAAAAGTTTAGTTTCCTATTTGTAGGCTTGATTTCTATGGCCTCAATAAATGCCCAAGATATATCAGATGCTTTAAGATATTCTCAAGATGAAATTCAGGGAACAGCCCGGTTTAGAGCTTTAAGTGGTGCTTTTGGTGCCCTAGGAGGCGACATGAGTGCTGTAAGTATTAATCCGGCAAGTTCAGCAGTATTCAGCAGAAGTCATGCCTCAATCTCTGGTGCAAACATTGAAACCGAAAATAGCTCAAACTATTTTGGAGGAACAGGTATTACTAATGAAACAGACTTCGATATCAATCAGGCTGGAGCGGTGTTTGTTTTTGCCGCTCGTAACAATTCTCCATGGAAAAAGTTTTCTCTGGCAGTTGCTTTTGAAAGGACAAACAACCATGAGGACACTTGGTTTGCCGCAGGAACGAATACTACTAACGACCCCAATTTCAGCAATTCTGTAGCCAGTTATTTCTTTGATTTTGCTGATGGAAAAAGACTAGATGAAATCTCCGCTATGCCAAATGAATCACTTGCAAACGCCTACCAAGACATTGGACAAGTATTTGGCTTTGCACACCAACAGGCATTTCTCGGTTTTGAATCCTTTATTTTAGAACCAGACAACATAAATAATGATGCTAACACAACTTACACATCCAATATATCACCTGGAAGTTTTATTCACGATTATACCTATGCAGCTACAGGATATAACGGAAAAGTATCTTTTAACTTAGCCACGCAATACGAAGACAATCTATACCTTGGCGTTAACCTTAACTCACACTTTATCGACTATCAACGTTCCACGCTATTGTTCGAAGACAACAACAATATTGGATCTACAGTAAATTTTGTAGAGTTTGAAAATACTTTAACCACAAGGGGTAACGGTTTTTCATTTCAAGTTGGTGGTATTATGAAACTAACCCCAGAGTTTAGGGTTGGTATCACATATGATTCACCAGTGTGGTATACTATAGAAGAAGAAACCTCTCAATATTTAGGAACCGATGGCACTAATGGTTTTCTTGAGATATTTCCACAAACAGTTAACATATACCCACAATATAGACTACAAACACCTTCTAAAGTAACAGGAAGTTTAGCTTATGTCTTTGGTAAAAAAGGCTTAATAAGCTTTGATTACTCTAGAAAAGACTACGGCAACACTAAATTTAGACCAGAATCTGATGTCTTTTTCCAAGACTTAAATACAGATATTAGCAACGTACTTACCGAAGCGTCTACATACAGACTAGGCGGCGAATACAAACACAAGCAATTTAGCTTTAGAGGTGGTTATCGCTTTGAAGAGAGCCCGTATTTAGATGGAGTTACAGTCGGTGACCTTAACGGTTATTCTTTAGGGTTGGGTTATAACTTTGGGAATACCAAGTTAGACATCACTTACGACCGTGCCGAAAGATCTTTTAACAACAATCTTTACAACCTTAATTTTGGTAATGCCCCTCAGGCGGCAGTAAATAGAGAAAATTCAAATATTACAGTATCACTAAATTTTAATATATAA
- the folE gene encoding GTP cyclohydrolase I FolE, whose amino-acid sequence MKFDKDFEDFDAIGDNHIGASQDTPMRSDAFKLTNEEKIDIIKDDVRHIMETLGLDLSDDSLRGTPNRVAKMFVKEIFGGLDPELKPKASTFENKYQYGEMLVEKNITVYSTCEHHLLPIVGRAHVAYISNGTVVGLSKMNRIVDYYAKRPQVQERLTIQIVRELQEVLGTKDVACIIDAKHLCVNSRGIKDIESSTVTSEFGGKFKDMATRREFLDYIKLDTQF is encoded by the coding sequence ATGAAATTTGATAAAGATTTTGAAGATTTTGACGCCATAGGAGACAACCACATTGGGGCTTCGCAAGATACGCCAATGAGAAGTGATGCTTTTAAGTTAACAAATGAAGAGAAAATAGACATCATAAAAGATGATGTTCGTCATATTATGGAAACTTTAGGTTTAGACCTAAGCGATGATAGTTTAAGAGGCACTCCTAACCGTGTTGCAAAAATGTTCGTAAAAGAGATTTTTGGTGGATTAGACCCAGAGCTCAAACCAAAAGCCTCCACTTTTGAAAACAAATACCAGTATGGCGAAATGCTGGTTGAAAAAAATATCACAGTATACTCAACTTGCGAGCACCACTTGCTACCTATAGTTGGTAGAGCTCATGTAGCTTACATTTCTAACGGTACGGTTGTTGGCTTATCTAAAATGAATAGAATCGTAGATTACTATGCTAAGCGTCCTCAAGTTCAGGAACGTCTAACTATTCAAATCGTAAGAGAACTCCAGGAAGTTTTAGGCACTAAAGACGTTGCTTGTATCATTGATGCCAAACATCTTTGTGTAAACTCCAGAGGTATTAAAGATATTGAGAGCAGTACTGTAACTTCTGAATTTGGCGGAAAATTTAAAGACATGGCTACCAGAAGAGAGTTTTTAGATTACATTAAGTTAGATACTCAGTTCTAA
- a CDS encoding aminoacyl-histidine dipeptidase produces the protein MNTEIRQLEPKQLWNKFADLNAVPRASKKEARVINFMKTFGENLGLETLVDKVGNVIIKKPATVGFEDRTTVVMQSHLDMVHQKNSDTVFDFETQGIEMYVDGDWVYAKGTTLGADNGLGVATIMAILESNEIEHPAIEALFTIDEETGMTGAMGLKGGLLEGGILLNLDTEEDDEIGVGCAGGIDVTATRAYNEEKTPEFKIGFTIEVKGLQGGHSGMQIHEGLGNANKIMNRLLFDGFENFGLRISEIDGGGLRNAIPRESKALIAIDAIHEDAFLLEMAMLSNTIRKELKTTEPDLDVVVSKCDAPKMIIDLGVQEGVTRALYATQNGVYRMSADIPDLVETSNNLARVLIKDGTIKIACLTRSSVESAKMDLANTLRATFELTGCEVEFSGDYPGWTPNMDSEILKVMTKLYEALNGEKPRVAACHAGLECGILGTNYPDMDMISFGPNIKGAHSPDERAQISSVKKYWRFVLEILKAIPRESI, from the coding sequence ATGAATACAGAAATAAGACAATTAGAGCCTAAACAGCTTTGGAATAAGTTTGCAGATTTAAACGCTGTGCCCAGAGCTTCGAAGAAAGAAGCGCGGGTTATTAATTTCATGAAAACTTTTGGAGAAAACCTAGGTTTAGAAACTTTGGTCGATAAAGTAGGTAATGTAATCATAAAAAAACCAGCGACAGTAGGTTTTGAAGATAGAACAACAGTAGTTATGCAGTCGCATTTGGATATGGTTCACCAAAAAAATAGCGATACCGTTTTTGATTTTGAGACTCAAGGTATTGAAATGTATGTAGATGGTGACTGGGTTTACGCAAAAGGAACAACCTTAGGTGCAGACAATGGTTTGGGTGTTGCAACCATTATGGCGATTTTAGAGAGCAATGAGATTGAACATCCTGCGATTGAAGCCTTGTTTACTATAGATGAAGAAACCGGTATGACTGGTGCTATGGGATTAAAGGGCGGTCTTTTAGAAGGTGGAATCCTATTGAATTTAGATACTGAAGAAGACGATGAAATAGGTGTGGGCTGTGCAGGAGGAATTGATGTTACTGCCACTCGTGCTTATAACGAAGAAAAAACACCAGAGTTTAAAATAGGTTTTACAATTGAAGTGAAGGGGCTGCAAGGAGGGCATTCGGGCATGCAAATTCATGAAGGTTTGGGTAACGCCAATAAAATCATGAACCGTTTACTGTTTGACGGTTTTGAGAATTTTGGACTAAGAATTTCTGAAATTGATGGTGGCGGACTTCGTAACGCCATTCCACGAGAAAGTAAAGCTCTAATTGCCATTGATGCCATTCATGAAGATGCTTTTTTATTAGAAATGGCAATGCTATCTAATACTATTAGAAAAGAATTAAAAACAACCGAACCTGATTTAGATGTTGTAGTGTCTAAGTGCGATGCTCCTAAAATGATAATAGATTTAGGTGTTCAAGAAGGGGTGACTAGGGCCCTATATGCCACACAGAATGGGGTTTACAGGATGAGTGCAGATATTCCGGATTTAGTTGAAACTTCTAATAATCTTGCTCGTGTGTTGATTAAAGATGGAACTATCAAAATTGCTTGTCTAACTCGCTCTTCTGTTGAAAGTGCTAAAATGGATTTAGCCAATACCTTAAGGGCTACTTTTGAACTAACAGGTTGTGAGGTAGAATTTTCTGGGGATTATCCTGGGTGGACGCCAAATATGGATTCTGAAATTCTTAAGGTAATGACAAAACTTTATGAAGCGTTAAACGGCGAAAAACCTCGTGTTGCAGCTTGCCATGCTGGCTTAGAATGTGGTATTTTAGGAACAAACTACCCAGATATGGATATGATCAGTTTTGGGCCAAATATTAAAGGCGCACATTCTCCTGATGAACGCGCTCAAATATCTTCAGTTAAAAAATATTGGAGGTTTGTACTAGAAATTTTAAAGGCTATCCCAAGGGAATCGATTTAA
- a CDS encoding FkbM family methyltransferase: MFLHKGYWYYGTRREKDTIALFKDILPECSFVIDIGANIGYFSQYFFELMKSPKTLLLFEPENKNLTYLRKNIDKHNSVRIIEKAVSNKSGTANFYVDDLTGQNNSLLSDYKVFDEVVKNSGIKNVKKTKIEVQTITIDSLLEEEFKSKQPDFIKIDIEGAELLALKGMQKTIKLHHPTLMVEITENISETLQFIHDFGYVIFTPKKRLVAESDYKNVFFNVFCIHNSKHDLLNKLGIEHNEFSTLES; encoded by the coding sequence ATGTTTTTACATAAAGGGTATTGGTACTATGGAACCCGAAGAGAAAAAGACACCATAGCTCTATTTAAAGACATATTACCAGAATGTAGTTTTGTTATTGATATCGGTGCCAACATTGGTTATTTTAGTCAATACTTTTTTGAACTCATGAAGTCCCCTAAAACACTCCTTCTTTTTGAACCTGAAAATAAAAACTTAACATATCTAAGAAAAAACATAGACAAGCATAATAGTGTAAGAATAATAGAAAAAGCCGTATCAAATAAGAGTGGAACTGCTAATTTCTATGTCGACGACTTAACTGGTCAAAACAACTCTCTTTTAAGTGACTATAAGGTTTTTGATGAAGTTGTTAAAAACTCAGGGATTAAGAACGTTAAAAAAACAAAAATTGAAGTACAAACTATTACAATTGACTCCCTCTTAGAAGAAGAATTCAAAAGTAAACAACCAGACTTTATCAAAATAGATATCGAAGGTGCTGAATTATTAGCTCTTAAAGGAATGCAGAAAACTATAAAACTTCATCATCCCACTTTAATGGTAGAAATTACCGAAAACATTAGTGAGACTCTCCAATTTATTCATGATTTTGGTTATGTAATTTTCACTCCTAAAAAGAGACTAGTTGCTGAATCTGACTATAAAAATGTATTTTTTAATGTTTTTTGTATCCATAATTCAAAGCACGATTTACTAAATAAACTGGGTATAGAACATAATGAATTTAGCACTTTAGAATCTTAA
- the cysS gene encoding cysteine--tRNA ligase, with protein MQLYKQQQLKIYNSLTGEKEIFKPINEGHVGMYVCGPTVYSNVHLGNVRTFMSFDVIFRYLKHLGYKVRYVRNITDAGHLENDADVGEDKITKKARLEQIEPMEVVQRYTLDFHNVLSTLNFLPPSIEPTATGHIIEQIELVKAIIDNGFAYEVNGSVYFDVHKFNETSKYGKLSKRVLEDLIHNTRTLDGQSDKKNPQDFALWKKAEPQHIMRWPSPWGDGFPGWHLECTAMSTKYLGETFDIHGGGMDLKFPHHECEIAQNEAALGKSPVNYWMHANMLEMNGQRMAKSTGNIINPHELLSGKNDKMSKAYSPSVIRFFMAQSSYRSVLDLTDAGLLASEKGYNRLMEAMGLISNLKASGSSSIDIKSWLQKCYDAMNDDFNTPILIANLFESAKYINQVKEGSKTLTAEDITLLQNSLNIFAFDILGLLKDAEVISGGDKLTGAVDVLIKLRQEARANKDFALSDKIRDELADVGIVLKDGKDGTTFTVN; from the coding sequence ATGCAACTCTACAAACAACAGCAATTAAAAATCTACAACTCACTTACTGGAGAAAAAGAAATCTTTAAACCTATAAACGAAGGCCACGTTGGCATGTACGTTTGTGGACCTACAGTCTACAGCAATGTTCATTTAGGTAATGTTAGGACTTTCATGTCTTTCGATGTGATTTTTAGATATCTAAAACATTTAGGTTATAAGGTACGCTACGTTAGAAATATTACAGATGCTGGTCATCTAGAAAATGATGCAGATGTAGGAGAAGATAAAATCACAAAAAAGGCACGACTAGAACAAATAGAACCCATGGAAGTGGTACAGCGTTATACACTGGACTTTCATAATGTTTTAAGTACATTGAATTTTTTACCTCCAAGTATAGAACCTACGGCAACAGGCCACATAATAGAACAGATCGAACTTGTAAAGGCAATAATCGATAACGGATTCGCTTACGAGGTTAATGGCTCGGTATATTTTGATGTTCATAAGTTCAACGAAACCAGCAAATATGGCAAGCTAAGCAAAAGAGTACTTGAAGACTTAATTCATAATACACGTACTTTAGATGGGCAGAGCGACAAAAAGAACCCTCAGGATTTTGCGCTTTGGAAAAAAGCAGAGCCTCAACATATCATGAGATGGCCTTCTCCATGGGGTGATGGATTCCCTGGTTGGCACTTAGAATGTACAGCTATGAGCACCAAATATCTTGGTGAAACTTTTGATATTCATGGTGGTGGTATGGACTTAAAATTTCCACATCACGAATGCGAAATTGCTCAAAACGAAGCAGCTTTAGGTAAATCGCCTGTAAACTACTGGATGCATGCCAATATGTTGGAAATGAACGGTCAGCGCATGGCTAAATCAACAGGAAACATCATAAACCCGCATGAACTATTATCTGGAAAAAATGATAAAATGAGTAAAGCTTACTCTCCAAGCGTAATACGTTTCTTTATGGCACAGTCGTCTTACAGAAGTGTGCTCGATTTAACAGATGCTGGTTTGTTAGCTAGTGAGAAAGGTTATAACAGGTTAATGGAAGCTATGGGATTAATATCTAATCTAAAAGCTTCTGGCTCTTCATCAATTGATATTAAATCATGGCTTCAAAAATGTTATGATGCCATGAATGACGATTTTAACACACCGATCTTAATAGCCAACTTGTTTGAAAGCGCCAAATACATTAATCAAGTAAAAGAAGGTAGCAAGACATTAACCGCGGAAGACATTACACTTCTACAAAACAGCTTAAACATATTTGCTTTTGATATTCTAGGACTATTAAAAGATGCCGAAGTAATTTCTGGTGGTGATAAATTAACTGGAGCTGTTGATGTACTAATTAAGTTAAGACAAGAAGCAAGAGCGAATAAAGACTTTGCGTTATCCGATAAAATAAGAGATGAATTAGCCGATGTAGGCATTGTGCTTAAAGACGGGAAGGACGGCACCACATTTACTGTGAATTAA
- a CDS encoding RNA methyltransferase, with the protein MKEITSIQNPFIKQLVQLRDKSRERRKSGTFLIEGLREISLAIKGGYKLETLLFYPDLFSLEQLNDLFLSVVEDPINTIEISKEVYQKLAYRETTEGILVVAKSKSNLLDKLSFKNDSPLILVAETPEKPGNIGALLRTADAANIDAVIIANPKTDLYNPNIIRSSVGCVFTNQIATGTTIEIIEFLKENNINIYSAILQESVEYHTQDFTKATAIVVGTEATGLSEDWRINATQNIIIPMQGEIDSMNVSVAAGILIFEAKRQRGFQ; encoded by the coding sequence ATGAAGGAAATAACGAGTATACAAAACCCATTTATAAAACAACTTGTTCAATTAAGGGACAAGTCTCGAGAACGTAGAAAATCGGGCACCTTTTTGATTGAAGGGCTACGTGAAATTTCATTAGCTATTAAAGGTGGCTATAAACTTGAAACCCTTTTGTTTTATCCAGATTTATTCTCACTAGAACAACTAAACGACTTATTTCTTAGCGTAGTCGAAGACCCAATAAACACCATCGAGATTTCAAAAGAAGTATACCAAAAACTTGCTTACAGAGAAACTACAGAGGGTATTTTGGTAGTTGCAAAATCTAAGTCTAATTTGCTAGACAAGTTAAGCTTTAAAAATGACTCACCTTTGATTTTAGTTGCCGAAACTCCTGAAAAACCCGGTAATATAGGCGCTCTTTTAAGAACAGCAGATGCCGCAAATATAGATGCTGTAATTATAGCGAATCCAAAGACCGATTTATATAACCCAAACATTATTCGCTCCAGTGTTGGTTGTGTATTCACTAATCAAATAGCAACAGGAACTACCATAGAAATTATTGAATTCTTAAAGGAAAACAACATCAATATCTACAGTGCGATTTTACAAGAATCTGTTGAATACCATACTCAAGATTTCACAAAAGCCACGGCTATAGTTGTTGGGACAGAAGCTACTGGTTTAAGTGAGGATTGGCGGATTAACGCAACTCAAAACATCATTATTCCCATGCAAGGAGAAATAGATTCTATGAATGTTTCGGTTGCCGCAGGAATTCTTATTTTTGAGGCCAAGCGCCAGCGTGGTTTTCAATAA
- the yidD gene encoding membrane protein insertion efficiency factor YidD, whose protein sequence is MKFLIAPFLFLIKVYQLFISPITPATCRYNPTCSQYSKEALKKHGLFKGGWLAIKRILSCHPWGGSGYDPVP, encoded by the coding sequence ATGAAATTCCTCATAGCACCATTTTTATTTTTGATAAAAGTATACCAATTGTTTATTTCTCCCATTACACCGGCTACGTGCAGATACAACCCAACATGTTCTCAGTACAGTAAAGAAGCTTTAAAAAAGCACGGCCTTTTTAAAGGAGGTTGGTTAGCTATAAAGCGTATACTTTCTTGTCATCCATGGGGAGGCTCTGGGTATGACCCTGTGCCCTAG